The following are from one region of the Abiotrophia defectiva ATCC 49176 genome:
- a CDS encoding lantibiotic ABC transporter permease — MLNSIKADYYRLVRSVGFWGIQVFCVLGILLAIFTSRVTTSSSGFFFAMDAVSYNIGLLFIACNVVTTLLLGVDLNNKLYHNNLTTGKTRGQYYLAKSLTIASLILLQFFLLYAAGYVIEFLRSGGQMGSLPADFWPKFLITFLIQCLCTYAWFCVTSFVLFLTRNYSMVFIVYFTVFIFLKIPGELIDPNNDWFKAIVMEFVYESTASFSMTSKTAIFAFALSLIFTLAGIYTFKRRDL; from the coding sequence TTGCTTAATAGTATCAAAGCCGATTATTATCGTCTAGTCCGCTCCGTCGGATTTTGGGGCATCCAAGTCTTCTGTGTCCTGGGTATTCTGCTAGCCATTTTTACTTCGCGAGTTACTACTTCTAGTTCTGGCTTCTTCTTCGCCATGGATGCCGTGTCTTATAACATAGGCCTACTTTTTATCGCCTGCAATGTGGTGACCACCCTACTCTTAGGAGTCGACCTTAACAACAAACTCTACCATAATAATCTGACTACCGGTAAAACCCGTGGCCAGTATTACCTAGCTAAGTCTCTGACCATTGCTAGTCTTATTCTCTTACAATTTTTCCTTCTCTACGCAGCAGGTTACGTCATCGAATTCTTACGGTCAGGGGGCCAGATGGGGAGTCTACCAGCAGATTTTTGGCCTAAGTTTCTGATTACCTTCCTGATTCAGTGTCTTTGTACCTATGCTTGGTTCTGCGTTACCAGCTTCGTCCTCTTCCTGACCCGCAACTACAGTATGGTCTTTATTGTCTACTTTACCGTTTTTATTTTCTTGAAAATCCCTGGCGAATTGATTGACCCAAATAATGATTGGTTTAAGGCCATTGTCATGGAATTTGTCTATGAGAGTACAGCTAGCTTTAGTATGACTAGCAAAACCGCTATATTCGCCTTTGCCTTAAGTCTCATCTTCACTCTCGCCGGCATCTATACCTTCAAGCGCCGCGACCTCTAA
- a CDS encoding L-lactate dehydrogenase — protein sequence MKQPKNKIILVGDGAVGSSFAFSLVNQNIGRELGIIDINKDKTVGDALDLSHALAFTSPKEIYSAEYSDCGDADIVVLTAGAAQKPGETRLDLVHKNLSIYKSVIKQIVDSGFNGIFLVAANPVDILTYATWKFSGFPKERVIGSGTTLDTARFRQEIAQLIGVDARNVHGYILGEHGDTEFPVWSHANVGGLTIYEWVKNHPDTDEQALVEMFFKVRDAAYEIISKKGATYYGIAVTLARICRAILDDEKAIFPLSVYLDGEYGQSDLYIGAPAILGREGVVSVIEIPLNDSELDKMNASASTLKAVTADGFARLEEN from the coding sequence ATGAAACAACCAAAGAACAAGATTATTTTAGTCGGTGATGGCGCAGTCGGATCTAGCTTTGCTTTCTCTCTCGTTAACCAAAACATCGGCCGTGAACTCGGCATCATTGATATCAACAAGGACAAGACAGTCGGGGATGCTTTAGACCTCTCTCACGCCTTAGCCTTCACTTCACCTAAGGAAATTTACTCTGCTGAATACAGCGACTGCGGTGACGCAGATATCGTCGTATTAACAGCTGGCGCAGCACAAAAACCAGGTGAAACTCGCTTGGATCTCGTTCATAAAAACTTAAGCATCTACAAATCAGTTATTAAACAAATCGTAGACTCTGGTTTTAACGGCATTTTCTTGGTTGCTGCCAACCCAGTGGATATCTTAACTTATGCAACCTGGAAGTTCTCCGGTTTCCCTAAAGAGCGCGTTATCGGTTCTGGGACTACCTTAGACACCGCTCGTTTCCGTCAAGAAATCGCACAACTTATCGGTGTTGATGCGCGTAACGTCCACGGTTACATCTTAGGTGAACACGGGGATACTGAATTCCCTGTTTGGTCTCACGCTAACGTGGGTGGCTTGACTATCTATGAATGGGTCAAAAACCACCCAGACACTGACGAGCAAGCCTTAGTTGAAATGTTCTTCAAGGTTCGTGACGCAGCTTACGAAATCATCTCTAAAAAAGGCGCAACCTACTACGGGATTGCTGTTACCTTGGCTCGTATCTGCCGTGCTATCTTAGACGATGAAAAGGCAATCTTCCCTCTCTCTGTCTACTTAGACGGTGAGTATGGTCAATCAGACCTCTACATCGGGGCGCCAGCTATCTTGGGTCGCGAAGGGGTTGTTTCTGTCATTGAAATCCCACTTAACGACTCTGAGTTGGACAAGATGAATGCTTCTGCAAGCACCCTCAAAGCAGTGACTGCCGATGGTTTTGCTCGCTTAGAAGAAAACTAA
- the pth gene encoding aminoacyl-tRNA hydrolase — protein MKLIVGLGNPGDKYQGTRHNVGFDVIDALARQEGLKLTDQKFRADYTIWRVGDEKVLLVKPYTFMNLSGEAVLPLMSYYNISPDELVVVYDDLDLEPGKLRLRQSGSAGGHNGVKSIIEMLGTQDFKRVKIGIGRPQYGRKVVDHVLQRFDTDDRALIEQKIDQTTDLLRAWAKGETFVQLMNQYN, from the coding sequence ATGAAGTTAATCGTTGGATTAGGGAACCCTGGTGATAAGTATCAGGGGACGCGCCATAATGTGGGTTTTGATGTCATTGATGCTTTGGCGCGTCAAGAAGGTTTGAAATTGACCGACCAAAAATTTCGTGCCGATTATACTATTTGGCGAGTGGGAGACGAAAAGGTGCTCTTGGTCAAACCCTATACCTTTATGAACCTATCGGGTGAAGCTGTCTTGCCTCTTATGTCCTATTATAATATTAGCCCTGACGAGCTTGTGGTGGTTTATGATGACTTGGATTTGGAGCCTGGTAAGTTGCGTCTACGCCAGTCAGGTAGTGCGGGTGGCCACAATGGGGTGAAGAGCATTATCGAAATGCTAGGGACCCAAGATTTCAAGCGGGTCAAGATTGGCATTGGCCGACCTCAATATGGACGCAAGGTTGTGGACCATGTTCTACAACGTTTCGATACAGATGACCGCGCTTTAATAGAACAGAAAATTGACCAGACAACCGACTTGTTGAGGGCCTGGGCTAAGGGCGAGACTTTCGTCCAATTAATGAACCAATATAACTAA
- a CDS encoding ABC transporter ATP-binding protein, with the protein MEDILVIQNLSKHYGDQVALDSLSLKLKKGEIYGLIGQNGAGKSTLIKLITQIIAPSQGTVSILGSRTPKEWTSSLHHVGSVIETPVAHQHLSAYDNLRFYCLDRGIKKPDNLIKETLDYVGLSQTGAKKFRDFSLGMKQRLGIAIAILSRPDLLILDEPINGLDPVGIQEFREMVLRLNRELGMTLIISSHILSELYLVASRFGFIHQGRLIQELSKDDFDRESGDYIILQSQKTQMAKDFVQKQLGFRLKPSHQTDQLQLIGKAEDIPELAKALVLADIPISALYYAHKDLERYFTDLIQVQGGKQFA; encoded by the coding sequence ATGGAAGATATCTTAGTCATTCAAAATCTTAGTAAGCATTACGGCGACCAAGTGGCTTTGGACTCGCTCAGCCTCAAGCTAAAGAAAGGAGAAATCTATGGCCTAATCGGTCAAAACGGAGCGGGTAAAAGCACCTTAATCAAATTAATTACCCAAATAATCGCACCAAGTCAAGGCACCGTCTCCATTTTGGGCTCACGCACCCCTAAAGAGTGGACTAGTTCCCTCCACCATGTAGGTTCTGTCATTGAAACACCTGTGGCACACCAGCATCTATCTGCCTACGACAATCTCCGTTTTTACTGCCTGGATCGTGGCATCAAAAAACCGGACAATCTGATTAAGGAGACCTTGGACTATGTCGGCTTAAGTCAAACTGGTGCCAAAAAATTTCGGGATTTCTCTCTGGGAATGAAACAACGTCTGGGTATCGCCATCGCTATCCTGTCTCGACCTGATTTGCTAATCTTAGATGAACCAATCAATGGTCTCGATCCTGTCGGCATTCAAGAATTTCGTGAGATGGTCCTCCGCCTTAACCGTGAATTAGGCATGACCCTGATTATTTCAAGCCATATCTTGTCAGAATTATATTTGGTGGCTAGTCGCTTTGGCTTCATTCATCAAGGACGGCTCATCCAAGAGCTTTCCAAGGATGACTTCGACCGCGAAAGTGGCGACTATATTATCCTCCAGTCCCAAAAGACTCAAATGGCTAAGGACTTCGTTCAAAAACAGCTAGGCTTTAGACTTAAACCGAGCCATCAGACCGACCAATTGCAGTTAATCGGCAAAGCAGAGGATATACCAGAACTGGCTAAGGCCTTGGTTTTAGCTGACATTCCAATCAGTGCGCTCTACTACGCTCATAAAGATTTAGAGCGATACTTTACCGATTTAATTCAAGTTCAAGGAGGAAAACAGTTTGCTTAA
- a CDS encoding DeoR/GlpR family DNA-binding transcription regulator has protein sequence MRHQLILSELEQAHVVSLQDLMAKLSVSESTIRRDLSQLEEAGRLVRVRGGAKRVYHLDRESSYKEKLGRNSSDKALIAETAAAQVTAGQVIYLDAGTTTLAMIPHLVGQGVTVVTNGLSQADLLCDYGESVILLGGQVKPKTRAIIGAQAQAQLARYRFDHVFMGMNGVDAEWGYTTPDQEEAALKQQAMQQANQVYVLADASKMGRVSFCHVANLEEAILITHALTEGQRAPLVQVTTVKEC, from the coding sequence ATGCGACATCAACTAATTCTATCAGAACTAGAGCAAGCGCATGTTGTCAGCCTACAAGATTTGATGGCCAAGCTATCAGTATCAGAGTCCACTATACGGCGGGATTTATCTCAGTTGGAAGAAGCAGGACGCCTGGTGCGAGTTCGTGGCGGTGCCAAACGCGTCTATCATTTGGATCGCGAATCTAGCTATAAGGAAAAGCTAGGGCGGAACAGTAGTGACAAGGCCCTTATTGCTGAGACAGCAGCCGCACAGGTGACAGCAGGCCAGGTCATCTACCTAGACGCAGGTACCACGACCTTGGCTATGATACCGCATTTGGTTGGGCAGGGTGTGACGGTGGTTACCAATGGACTCAGTCAAGCTGACTTGCTGTGTGACTATGGCGAGTCCGTCATCTTGTTAGGTGGCCAAGTTAAGCCCAAGACGCGGGCCATAATTGGAGCGCAAGCTCAGGCTCAATTAGCACGCTATCGTTTTGACCATGTTTTTATGGGCATGAACGGGGTGGATGCGGAATGGGGCTATACGACGCCAGACCAGGAGGAGGCAGCCCTTAAGCAACAAGCCATGCAGCAGGCCAACCAAGTCTATGTTTTGGCGGATGCTTCCAAGATGGGACGGGTCAGTTTCTGTCATGTCGCCAATTTGGAAGAGGCGATTCTTATCACTCATGCCTTAACAGAGGGGCAACGGGCACCTCTTGTGCAAGTCACGACAGTGAAGGAGTGTTAA
- a CDS encoding fructose-specific PTS transporter subunit EIIC, translating to MKLSELFVKEAMDLQLSTTDKPSTLKYLAERFHQAGGVSDVDAYVAALEAREAQSTTGVGDEIAIPHAQHESIKSAAIVFGRSDAGIDWESFDGQAAKFVFMIAAPAGGGGEHLQALAKLSSVLMQPATKAALAAAKTPEEVVAVFTAAEAEETAQAPAAEPVSPVQEDVYVLAVTACPTGIAHTFMAEEKLKQAGKAAGIKIKVETNGQAGVGNRLTADDIKKATAIIVAADKQVEMARFDGKPVIVTKVADGIHKADELVAKAAKAEAPIYHAAEGAGAADLEVGKESIGRQFYKHLMNGVSHMLPFVVSGGILIALSFFWGINSFNPEDASYNQIAQFLFVTGKLAFAMMLPMLAGFIGHSIADRPGLVVGFMGGILANPSVLSDFGAVGLFEKSIPSGFLGALVAGFLAGGIIYVLRLAFAWLPKSLEGLKPIFLFPVFGVLIMSFLMLFVVNGPMGAVMQGLQDFLNGMSTGSALVLGFLVGAMMSIDMGGPINKAAYVTGTALVTQSAGAGSNVMAAVMVGGMVPPLAIALAATLNKNLWPEEERNSALVNYVMGAAFITEGAIPFAAANPLKVIPPLAVSAGVAGALSMLFGIVSKVPHGGVFAMLAGGVTNPLLYLAIWVGASFLGAFLLSLTLRNQNKK from the coding sequence GTGAAATTATCAGAATTATTTGTTAAAGAGGCTATGGACCTCCAATTGAGTACAACAGATAAGCCATCAACGCTTAAGTATTTGGCAGAGCGCTTCCACCAAGCAGGTGGCGTCTCCGACGTTGACGCTTACGTAGCTGCTTTAGAAGCCCGCGAAGCCCAATCAACAACGGGTGTTGGTGACGAGATTGCCATTCCTCATGCCCAACATGAATCAATCAAATCAGCAGCTATCGTCTTTGGGCGTAGTGACGCAGGGATTGACTGGGAGAGCTTTGATGGCCAAGCTGCCAAATTTGTCTTCATGATTGCAGCACCTGCAGGTGGTGGTGGCGAGCACTTGCAAGCCTTAGCTAAATTATCTTCTGTCCTCATGCAACCAGCAACTAAAGCAGCTTTAGCAGCCGCAAAAACCCCTGAAGAAGTAGTGGCAGTTTTTACCGCAGCTGAAGCAGAAGAAACAGCCCAAGCTCCTGCGGCTGAGCCAGTAAGTCCTGTGCAAGAAGATGTCTATGTCTTGGCCGTAACAGCTTGCCCAACTGGGATTGCCCATACTTTTATGGCAGAAGAAAAGCTCAAACAAGCCGGGAAAGCCGCAGGTATCAAGATTAAAGTTGAAACCAACGGGCAGGCCGGTGTCGGCAACCGTTTGACTGCTGACGACATCAAAAAGGCGACAGCCATTATCGTAGCAGCGGATAAGCAAGTTGAAATGGCGCGCTTTGATGGCAAACCAGTCATTGTCACTAAAGTAGCAGATGGTATCCACAAAGCTGATGAATTAGTAGCTAAAGCGGCAAAAGCAGAGGCGCCAATCTACCACGCAGCAGAAGGTGCTGGCGCCGCAGATCTTGAAGTCGGTAAAGAATCCATTGGTCGTCAATTCTACAAGCACTTAATGAACGGGGTTTCTCATATGTTGCCGTTTGTGGTATCTGGTGGGATTTTAATTGCCTTGTCCTTCTTCTGGGGGATTAATTCCTTTAACCCTGAAGATGCTAGCTATAATCAAATAGCGCAATTCCTCTTTGTAACAGGTAAACTAGCTTTTGCTATGATGTTGCCAATGTTAGCTGGTTTTATCGGTCATTCAATTGCTGACCGTCCTGGTTTGGTTGTTGGTTTTATGGGTGGGATTTTAGCTAATCCATCTGTCTTGTCTGACTTTGGAGCGGTAGGTCTCTTTGAGAAAAGCATTCCGTCAGGTTTCTTAGGCGCCTTAGTAGCCGGCTTCTTGGCTGGTGGGATTATCTATGTCCTCCGTCTAGCCTTTGCTTGGCTACCAAAATCACTTGAAGGTTTGAAACCAATCTTCCTCTTCCCAGTTTTTGGGGTCCTGATTATGTCCTTCCTCATGCTCTTCGTTGTGAACGGCCCAATGGGGGCTGTTATGCAAGGATTGCAAGACTTCCTCAACGGTATGAGCACAGGTTCAGCCTTAGTCTTAGGTTTCTTAGTCGGTGCCATGATGTCAATTGATATGGGTGGTCCAATTAACAAGGCCGCTTACGTTACAGGGACTGCCTTAGTGACACAATCAGCAGGCGCAGGTTCAAACGTTATGGCAGCCGTTATGGTTGGTGGGATGGTGCCACCGTTGGCGATTGCCTTGGCAGCAACCCTCAACAAAAACCTCTGGCCAGAAGAAGAACGTAACTCAGCTCTAGTTAACTATGTCATGGGTGCAGCCTTCATCACGGAAGGGGCTATTCCATTTGCTGCAGCCAACCCATTGAAGGTTATTCCTCCATTGGCAGTTTCTGCCGGTGTAGCGGGTGCCTTAAGCATGCTCTTTGGTATCGTCAGCAAGGTGCCACACGGCGGGGTCTTCGCTATGTTAGCGGGTGGTGTAACGAATCCATTGCTCTATTTAGCGATTTGGGTTGGTGCCAGCTTCTTAGGGGCCTTCCTCTTGAGCTTGACCTTACGTAACCAAAACAAAAAATAA
- the pfkB gene encoding 1-phosphofructokinase, translating into MIYTITFNPAVDLVIQVDQCQLGELNRSKGEAYVAGGKGINASLVLQRLGHVNYATGFVGGFTGQYIKDTLIQEGVKPLFVEVDGITRVNVKVKSQEETEINAAGPQVSPEKFAELLAIFERDLSSDDVVFLAGNAAPGLDVKAYIAIAKLCQERGAKFVLDTNKQLLTECLPYRPFVIKPNHHELGEIFGVSLKDEAEIIHYAKKLQELGARHIIVSRGGEGALLLTEDGQVFSSDIPKGRVVNSVGAGDSMLAGFVATYLETGDFAQSLKRGAATGSATAYSVWIAERQLIDDLVNQIHVVAH; encoded by the coding sequence GTGATTTATACGATTACCTTTAACCCTGCCGTCGATCTCGTCATCCAGGTTGACCAATGTCAGCTAGGAGAGTTGAATCGATCCAAGGGAGAGGCCTATGTTGCCGGAGGTAAGGGAATCAACGCATCCCTTGTCTTACAGCGCTTAGGGCATGTCAACTACGCGACTGGATTCGTAGGTGGATTTACCGGTCAATATATCAAAGACACCCTCATTCAAGAAGGTGTCAAACCACTTTTTGTTGAAGTGGATGGCATTACGCGGGTTAATGTCAAAGTCAAGTCTCAAGAAGAGACAGAAATCAATGCTGCAGGCCCCCAAGTGAGTCCGGAAAAGTTTGCGGAATTATTGGCAATTTTTGAGCGAGACTTAAGCTCAGATGATGTGGTCTTCTTAGCAGGGAATGCGGCTCCTGGACTTGACGTCAAGGCCTATATTGCTATCGCCAAACTCTGCCAAGAGCGGGGCGCAAAATTTGTGCTGGATACCAACAAGCAACTCTTAACCGAATGCTTGCCTTATCGACCTTTTGTCATCAAGCCTAATCATCATGAATTAGGTGAGATTTTTGGGGTTAGCTTGAAGGATGAGGCAGAAATAATCCATTATGCCAAGAAACTTCAGGAATTAGGAGCACGTCACATTATTGTATCTCGCGGTGGTGAGGGCGCCTTACTTCTAACTGAGGATGGCCAAGTCTTTAGCTCAGATATCCCTAAGGGAAGAGTGGTTAACTCAGTCGGGGCAGGCGATTCTATGTTGGCAGGTTTTGTGGCCACCTACTTGGAGACAGGCGATTTTGCTCAATCTCTAAAACGTGGTGCTGCTACCGGGAGTGCGACAGCCTATTCGGTTTGGATAGCTGAACGTCAATTGATTGATGACCTAGTAAATCAAATTCATGTTGTCGCGCATTAG
- a CDS encoding RNA-binding S4 domain-containing protein: MRLDKYLKVSRLIKRRTIAKEVADQGRITLNGQVAKSSSAVKVGDELVIRFGNRLLTVRVTDLKENTKKEEASNLYEILGEERLNNEVRQVDEFLA, from the coding sequence ATGAGATTAGATAAGTATTTAAAGGTTTCCCGTTTGATTAAGCGTCGGACCATTGCCAAAGAAGTGGCGGACCAAGGTCGTATTACCTTGAATGGCCAAGTAGCTAAATCTAGCTCTGCTGTGAAGGTAGGCGATGAGTTGGTGATTCGCTTTGGTAACCGACTATTAACTGTACGAGTGACCGACCTCAAAGAAAACACCAAGAAAGAAGAAGCAAGTAATCTCTACGAAATTTTGGGTGAAGAGCGCCTTAATAATGAAGTTCGTCAAGTAGACGAGTTTCTAGCTTAA
- the mfd gene encoding transcription-repair coupling factor has product MEFAQDAFQSAIKAINQIGAGSLPQLVTGIDDSARAVMLAQLFQARPRPLLIVEPIASKLGQLVDDLTQLLPQVSVQAFVVEEALAIEFAFASEDQMRDRIQILNQLTHGEPCIVVTNVAGLRKQLTHPNQWRQAQHTLELGDNWERRQLESVLTAWGYHRASLVEQPGEFSVRGSIIDFFPVSAEYPIRLDFFDTELDSIRAFNAETQSSIENLDSVQILPAQDVLFGLEAQQALLPRLEDMKARALKKVKDQELREVMEAGLSNQLDQLRHGEPLKYPHAYLSLAQDDQVVTILDYLGEQGLLVLSEFDKLQQQALHLVEEDQFWIEQETQKGLLIPGLAVKADFQSCVRAYSGALLYLSVMHRGLGHQSLGAVHSFQYRTLNPFFNQMPLVKTEMDHWLKQGYTIQVAVGSLEQARKVEAFFEEFQIGPSVVTEDRAQDKVVNIGVGALSNGFELPVLKWVVVTEKELFNKLKKRQARQSRTKQTNAERIKSYSELEVGDYVVHVHHGIGQFRGMDTIEMNGIHKDLLSVVYQDDSRILIPVDQIHLLQKYVASEAKTPKLNKLGGTEWAKTKRKVAAKIEDIADELIALYAKREREVGYAFGPDTPEQSEFESAFAYVETEDQLRSAMEIKADMEKSKPMDRLLVGDVGYGKTEVAMRAIFKAVMDGKQVAFLVPTTILAQQHYNSLVQRFADYPFEIRLMSRFVSKKQQDQTIDDLLTGAVNIVVGTHRLVSKDVQFQDLGLLIVDEEQRFGVKHKERLKQLKSQVDVLTLTATPIPRTLHMSMIGVRDLSLIETPPNNRFPVQTYVMERNDGAIKSGIERELAREGQVFYLYNRVATIERRAMEIQALVPEARVAYAHGQMSEVELETVLVDFIQGAYDVLVTTTIIETGVDIPNVNTLFVEDADHMGLSTLYQLRGRVGRTNRVAYAYLMYEPFKSLSEVSEKRLQAVREFTELGSGFKIAMRDLSIRGAGNLLGKQQSGFIDSVGFDLYSQMLKEAVDIKRGKKVGQIASQASNQIEWHLLIDAYIPASYIADERQKISVYKQIQQIDSEEAYRNLQDQLIDRYGEFPDEVADLLEIALIKHYGLEAGIVKIQQTPRHVKVSFNQVASEQLRGAKLFEALAGISQKSTVSQEGSRQVISLDILEQPSYVWLGALKQLARQVASLLLDDTSKNKEK; this is encoded by the coding sequence ATGGAATTTGCGCAAGATGCTTTTCAGTCGGCAATAAAGGCCATTAATCAAATAGGGGCGGGCAGCTTACCCCAGTTAGTGACTGGAATTGATGATAGTGCCCGTGCCGTCATGCTGGCTCAGCTTTTCCAAGCTCGCCCTCGGCCACTCTTGATTGTAGAGCCCATTGCTAGCAAGTTGGGACAGTTAGTAGATGATTTAACACAGCTTCTGCCCCAGGTGTCCGTACAGGCTTTTGTAGTGGAGGAGGCTCTGGCCATTGAATTTGCCTTTGCTTCGGAGGATCAGATGCGGGACCGGATTCAGATCCTTAACCAACTAACTCACGGCGAGCCCTGTATTGTAGTTACTAATGTAGCCGGTTTACGAAAACAATTGACTCACCCTAATCAATGGCGTCAAGCTCAACATACTCTTGAACTTGGAGATAACTGGGAACGACGCCAGCTAGAAAGTGTCTTGACCGCTTGGGGTTATCATCGGGCTAGCTTGGTAGAACAACCGGGTGAGTTTAGCGTACGCGGGAGTATCATTGACTTCTTCCCAGTATCCGCCGAATATCCGATTCGTTTGGATTTCTTTGATACCGAGCTGGATTCTATTCGGGCCTTTAATGCTGAGACCCAGTCCTCGATTGAAAATCTAGACTCTGTCCAAATCCTGCCAGCTCAAGATGTCTTATTTGGCCTAGAAGCACAACAAGCCCTCTTGCCACGTTTAGAGGATATGAAGGCGCGCGCCCTGAAGAAAGTGAAGGATCAAGAATTAAGAGAGGTCATGGAAGCGGGTCTCAGCAATCAGTTGGATCAGTTGCGCCATGGCGAGCCTCTTAAGTATCCGCATGCCTATCTGAGCTTGGCTCAGGATGACCAAGTGGTGACGATCCTTGATTATTTAGGAGAGCAAGGACTTTTAGTTCTATCAGAATTTGATAAGCTACAGCAACAGGCCCTTCATCTGGTTGAGGAAGATCAGTTTTGGATTGAGCAGGAAACTCAGAAAGGTCTGCTGATACCTGGATTGGCTGTTAAAGCAGATTTTCAGTCTTGTGTGCGAGCTTACTCAGGTGCCTTGCTCTATCTGTCGGTCATGCATCGAGGGTTGGGACATCAGTCTTTAGGAGCAGTGCATTCCTTCCAGTATCGCACCCTCAACCCTTTCTTTAACCAAATGCCTCTCGTCAAAACGGAGATGGATCACTGGTTGAAACAAGGCTATACCATTCAAGTGGCTGTAGGGAGTTTGGAACAAGCGCGGAAGGTTGAAGCGTTTTTCGAGGAATTTCAAATCGGTCCTAGCGTAGTGACAGAAGACCGAGCCCAAGATAAAGTTGTTAATATCGGAGTGGGCGCCCTGTCAAATGGTTTTGAACTGCCGGTCTTGAAGTGGGTAGTGGTAACTGAAAAAGAACTCTTCAATAAATTGAAAAAACGTCAGGCTCGTCAATCTCGTACTAAGCAAACAAATGCTGAACGGATTAAGAGTTACTCAGAATTAGAAGTCGGTGACTATGTAGTTCACGTTCACCATGGGATTGGGCAATTCCGTGGTATGGACACCATCGAAATGAATGGTATTCATAAGGATCTATTGTCGGTTGTGTATCAAGATGACTCACGCATTCTGATTCCGGTCGACCAAATTCATCTGTTACAAAAGTACGTCGCCTCAGAAGCCAAGACACCTAAGCTTAACAAGCTAGGGGGCACTGAGTGGGCTAAGACTAAGCGCAAGGTAGCGGCTAAAATAGAAGACATTGCGGATGAATTAATCGCCCTCTACGCTAAGCGAGAACGAGAAGTTGGGTATGCTTTTGGGCCTGATACACCAGAGCAGAGTGAGTTCGAGTCGGCTTTTGCTTATGTAGAAACAGAGGACCAACTCCGGTCCGCAATGGAAATCAAGGCAGATATGGAAAAAAGCAAGCCAATGGACCGTCTGCTAGTCGGTGACGTAGGTTACGGCAAGACCGAAGTAGCCATGCGGGCCATTTTCAAGGCGGTCATGGACGGCAAGCAAGTGGCCTTCCTAGTTCCTACTACGATTTTAGCTCAGCAACACTATAATTCTTTGGTTCAGCGTTTTGCTGATTATCCTTTTGAAATTCGGCTGATGAGTCGCTTTGTATCTAAAAAGCAACAAGACCAGACCATTGATGACTTGCTAACGGGGGCAGTGAATATTGTGGTCGGGACTCATCGCTTAGTCTCAAAAGATGTCCAGTTTCAAGACCTAGGCCTATTGATTGTCGATGAGGAGCAACGTTTTGGGGTCAAGCACAAGGAGCGGCTTAAGCAACTCAAGTCACAGGTTGATGTCTTGACTTTGACGGCGACGCCAATTCCCCGTACCTTGCATATGTCGATGATAGGTGTTCGGGACTTGTCCTTGATTGAGACGCCACCCAATAACCGTTTCCCTGTTCAGACCTATGTCATGGAGCGCAATGATGGAGCGATTAAGTCAGGTATTGAGCGCGAATTAGCTCGAGAAGGTCAGGTCTTCTATCTCTATAATCGGGTGGCGACTATTGAGCGTCGAGCCATGGAAATCCAGGCCTTGGTACCAGAGGCTAGGGTAGCTTATGCCCACGGTCAGATGTCGGAGGTGGAACTAGAGACGGTGCTAGTGGACTTTATCCAAGGGGCTTACGATGTCCTGGTGACTACCACCATTATTGAAACAGGGGTTGATATTCCTAATGTTAATACCCTTTTTGTAGAAGATGCGGACCATATGGGTTTATCCACGCTCTACCAATTACGTGGTCGGGTAGGGCGAACCAATCGCGTGGCCTATGCTTATTTGATGTATGAGCCATTTAAGTCACTCAGTGAGGTCAGTGAGAAAAGATTGCAGGCCGTCCGCGAATTTACAGAGTTGGGATCAGGCTTTAAGATTGCCATGCGCGACCTATCTATTCGAGGAGCAGGTAATCTGCTGGGGAAGCAACAATCTGGCTTTATTGATTCAGTCGGTTTTGACCTCTATTCCCAAATGCTCAAAGAAGCTGTTGACATTAAGCGGGGCAAGAAGGTTGGACAGATAGCAAGTCAAGCTAGCAACCAGATTGAATGGCATCTCTTAATCGACGCCTATATTCCAGCCAGCTATATTGCCGATGAACGGCAAAAGATTTCGGTCTATAAGCAAATTCAACAAATCGATTCAGAAGAGGCCTATCGTAATCTGCAAGATCAGTTGATTGACCGCTATGGTGAATTTCCGGATGAAGTGGCGGATTTATTGGAGATTGCCTTGATTAAACATTATGGGCTCGAAGCTGGCATTGTTAAAATTCAGCAGACTCCACGTCATGTCAAGGTCAGCTTCAACCAGGTGGCCTCAGAACAATTACGAGGCGCCAAACTTTTTGAAGCCTTGGCTGGCATTTCCCAGAAATCCACCGTGTCTCAAGAGGGCTCGCGCCAGGTGATTAGCTTGGATATCCTAGAACAGCCATCCTATGTTTGGCTAGGAGCCCTTAAGCAATTAGCTCGTCAGGTAGCCAGTCTTTTGTTAGACGACACTAGTAAGAATAAGGAGAAGTAA